The proteins below are encoded in one region of Terriglobales bacterium:
- a CDS encoding 3-hydroxyacyl-CoA dehydrogenase NAD-binding domain-containing protein, producing the protein MHKRIHKVAVLGAGTMGARIAAHLANAGIPSLLLDVVPPDAPANSPPAARNRIAQAGLDGALKSKPAAFFEPALARLVTVGNFEDDLERIRDCDWVIEAVTENLEIKRALLKKVEAARRPGAIVTTNTSGLPVAKIAEGFSEDFRRNWFGTHFFNPPRYMRLLEIIPTPETDRAALDAVTHFADVVLGKGIVFAKDTPNFIANRIGTFSVLNVMRLMQEMDLTIEEVDALTGTAVGWPRSATFRTIDLVGLDVLGHVVRNLTENVHDERSDLALPGFFTQMLDRKWLGDKTGGGFYKKTKGANGDERLSLDWKTLEYRPQQKPKFAALEMARNLESLPERLRTLLSGDPRDKAAQFLWTALAELWTYSANRIGEIADSIVEIDRAMRLGFNWELGPFELWDAAGVETTVARMEKEGKPVAANARKLLAAGKKSWYADTAAAASGRSYFDLAKSDYRDVEVPAGVWSVEVVKKSRGVVKKNAGCSLVDLGDGVGCLEFHSKMNSLGGDIVQLVSQALKPGGPGDAFDAFVITNDAPHFSVGANLMLLLMAVQEEEWDDVDLAIRQFQGMTQAIKFCPKPVVVAPFGMTLGGGTEISLHAAARQPHCELYMGLVEVGVGLLPGAGGCKEMLLRALDSAGSIRPEGRGESVEMMEAMKRAFETIATAKVSTSAHEARGYGFLSDSDRITMNRERILADAKERALELARAGYVPPVMRTDIPAPGENVLATLKLGVHLMRQGEYISDHEVKIGNKVAEVLCGGNVTPGTLVSEQYILDLEREAFKSLCGEKKTQERIQYTLKTGKTLRN; encoded by the coding sequence ATGCATAAGCGCATTCATAAAGTCGCGGTACTCGGAGCCGGCACCATGGGGGCGCGGATTGCCGCCCATCTGGCCAACGCCGGAATCCCTTCCCTGCTGCTGGATGTCGTTCCGCCGGATGCCCCGGCCAACTCGCCACCGGCGGCGCGGAACAGGATCGCCCAAGCGGGACTTGATGGGGCGCTGAAGTCGAAGCCCGCGGCGTTCTTTGAGCCTGCACTGGCCCGCCTGGTTACGGTCGGAAACTTCGAAGACGACTTGGAGCGCATCCGTGATTGCGACTGGGTCATCGAAGCGGTCACGGAGAACCTGGAGATCAAGCGCGCACTGCTGAAGAAGGTAGAGGCTGCACGGCGGCCGGGCGCCATCGTCACCACCAACACCAGCGGGCTTCCGGTGGCGAAGATCGCCGAGGGGTTTTCCGAGGATTTCCGGCGCAACTGGTTCGGCACGCACTTCTTCAACCCGCCGCGCTACATGCGCTTGTTGGAAATCATCCCCACGCCGGAAACGGACCGCGCCGCGCTCGACGCGGTAACCCACTTCGCTGATGTCGTTCTGGGCAAGGGCATCGTCTTCGCCAAGGATACCCCGAACTTCATCGCCAACCGCATTGGGACGTTTTCGGTGCTCAACGTCATGCGGCTGATGCAGGAGATGGACCTGACCATCGAAGAGGTCGACGCGCTCACCGGCACCGCGGTCGGTTGGCCGCGCTCGGCAACCTTCCGCACCATCGACCTCGTAGGACTCGACGTTCTCGGGCACGTGGTCCGCAACCTGACCGAGAACGTGCATGACGAGCGCAGTGACCTGGCCCTCCCCGGGTTTTTCACGCAGATGCTTGACCGCAAGTGGCTGGGCGACAAGACCGGCGGCGGCTTCTACAAGAAAACCAAGGGCGCTAACGGCGACGAGCGGCTCAGCCTGGACTGGAAGACGCTCGAGTATCGCCCGCAGCAGAAGCCAAAGTTCGCGGCGCTCGAAATGGCGCGCAACCTCGAGAGCCTGCCCGAACGGCTGCGCACCTTGCTTTCCGGGGATCCGAGGGACAAAGCTGCGCAGTTCCTGTGGACCGCGCTCGCGGAGCTATGGACCTACTCGGCCAATCGCATCGGGGAGATCGCCGATTCCATCGTCGAGATCGACCGCGCCATGCGCCTGGGTTTCAACTGGGAGCTGGGACCGTTCGAGCTGTGGGACGCCGCCGGTGTCGAAACCACCGTTGCCCGCATGGAGAAGGAAGGCAAGCCGGTCGCCGCCAACGCCAGGAAGCTGCTGGCCGCGGGCAAGAAGTCCTGGTATGCCGACACGGCTGCAGCCGCTTCCGGTCGCTCCTATTTCGATTTGGCCAAGAGCGACTACCGCGACGTGGAAGTCCCGGCGGGCGTGTGGTCAGTGGAGGTTGTAAAGAAGTCGCGCGGCGTGGTGAAGAAGAACGCCGGCTGCTCGCTGGTGGATTTGGGAGACGGTGTCGGCTGCCTGGAATTCCACTCCAAGATGAACTCCTTGGGCGGCGACATCGTGCAGCTCGTCAGCCAGGCGCTGAAGCCCGGCGGCCCCGGCGACGCCTTCGACGCCTTCGTCATCACCAACGACGCGCCACACTTTTCCGTAGGCGCGAACCTCATGCTGCTGCTGATGGCGGTACAGGAAGAAGAATGGGACGACGTGGACCTCGCCATCCGCCAGTTCCAGGGCATGACGCAGGCCATCAAATTCTGTCCCAAGCCGGTGGTGGTGGCGCCCTTCGGCATGACGCTGGGCGGCGGCACGGAAATCTCGCTGCACGCCGCGGCGCGCCAGCCGCATTGCGAACTCTACATGGGGCTGGTCGAGGTCGGCGTCGGCCTGCTGCCCGGGGCCGGCGGCTGCAAGGAGATGCTGCTGCGCGCGCTCGATTCCGCCGGCTCCATCCGGCCGGAAGGCCGCGGCGAATCAGTCGAAATGATGGAGGCCATGAAGCGCGCCTTCGAAACCATCGCCACGGCTAAAGTCTCAACCTCGGCACACGAAGCCCGCGGCTACGGCTTCCTTTCCGACTCTGACCGCATCACTATGAATCGGGAACGCATTCTGGCCGATGCGAAAGAACGCGCGCTGGAGCTGGCCCGCGCCGGCTACGTGCCGCCGGTGATGCGCACCGATATTCCCGCCCCCGGCGAGAACGTGCTGGCTACGCTGAAGCTGGGCGTACATCTCATGCGCCAGGGCGAATACATCAGCGACCACGAAGTGAAGATCGGCAACAAGGTTGCCGAGGTGCTCTGCGGCGGCAACGTCACGCCGGGCACGCTGGTGAGCGAGCAGTACATCCTCGACCTGGAGCGCGAAGCTTTCAAGTCGCTGTGCGGCGAGAAGAAGACGCAGGAGCGCATTCAGTACACTTTGAAGACGGGGAAGACGTTACGCAATTGA
- a CDS encoding patatin-like phospholipase family protein, with product MAFRVARALEAFWRTLTRPVTEIARFQSVPAIGVALGGGFARGLAHIGVLKVLEAERIPIRYLAGTSVGALLGAIYASGVPLRDMETVAHSVRWKDFARWTISRHGLASNDRMIPFLQKVLRVQNFEELEVPLAIVATDFQSGAPVVFRSGPLIPAIRASCAYPGVFVPVEVNGRLMVDGLLAYSVPTVPLRQMGAERVIGSHLRASWVGKDGPQHVLEIIAQCFSIAQNKMSAEWRAAADLILEPDVAGFAHDAFERAGELIRRGEEATRPALAQIRAWLAAPQATPAAAKPAPAPASAK from the coding sequence ATGGCTTTCCGGGTCGCACGCGCGCTCGAAGCCTTTTGGAGGACGCTCACCCGTCCGGTCACGGAGATCGCTCGTTTCCAAAGCGTACCAGCCATCGGGGTGGCGCTGGGCGGCGGGTTCGCCCGCGGCTTGGCTCACATCGGCGTGCTCAAGGTGCTGGAGGCGGAGCGCATTCCCATCCGTTATCTGGCGGGCACCAGTGTGGGCGCGCTGTTGGGCGCCATCTACGCCAGCGGCGTCCCGTTGCGCGACATGGAGACCGTCGCCCATTCGGTGCGCTGGAAGGATTTCGCCCGCTGGACCATCTCCCGCCACGGCCTGGCCTCGAACGACCGCATGATCCCCTTCCTGCAGAAGGTTCTGCGTGTGCAGAACTTTGAGGAACTGGAAGTACCGCTGGCAATCGTGGCCACCGACTTCCAAAGCGGCGCACCGGTGGTCTTCCGTTCCGGCCCGCTGATTCCGGCGATCCGCGCCAGTTGCGCGTACCCGGGCGTGTTCGTGCCGGTGGAGGTCAATGGCCGACTGATGGTGGATGGCCTGCTGGCCTACTCTGTGCCCACCGTGCCCCTGCGCCAAATGGGCGCCGAGCGCGTCATCGGCTCGCACTTGCGGGCCAGTTGGGTGGGCAAGGATGGCCCGCAGCATGTGCTGGAGATCATCGCGCAATGTTTCTCCATCGCTCAGAACAAGATGAGTGCGGAGTGGAGAGCCGCGGCCGACCTGATCCTCGAGCCGGACGTCGCCGGCTTTGCGCATGACGCCTTCGAACGCGCCGGCGAACTCATCCGCCGCGGCGAAGAGGCCACCCGCCCGGCGCTGGCGCAGATCCGCGCCTGGCTTGCTGCACCTCAGGCCACTCCCGCAGCCGCTAAGCCGGCGCCGGCACCGGCCTCTGCCAAGTAG
- a CDS encoding GAF domain-containing protein, whose product MKRYRSPREVLADVERVLAARPSATAHASPLDEIVEQLHDARHYFWIGIYLVVGEQVVRQAFRGPVPPCHAFAFGVGNVGTTGQSGILKVIPDVSQDPTYSMCFLETKSEIVVPIKLGGKVLGVIDVESDRENAFGKTDRVLLEEVADRLARFLTKSGRYLLRHARESATASNSPVRAYPASAEKAVKSSGGRRAAAGAGTRS is encoded by the coding sequence TTGAAACGCTACCGTTCCCCACGCGAAGTCCTCGCTGACGTCGAACGTGTGCTTGCCGCGCGGCCTAGCGCCACAGCACACGCGTCGCCGCTCGATGAGATTGTCGAGCAGCTCCACGACGCCCGCCATTATTTCTGGATCGGCATCTACCTGGTCGTGGGCGAGCAGGTGGTGCGCCAGGCCTTTCGTGGTCCCGTGCCGCCCTGCCACGCCTTCGCATTCGGCGTAGGCAACGTCGGCACCACCGGCCAGAGCGGCATCCTCAAGGTGATTCCCGACGTTTCCCAGGACCCTACCTACAGCATGTGCTTCCTGGAGACCAAATCGGAGATCGTGGTTCCCATCAAGCTGGGCGGGAAGGTCTTGGGCGTGATCGACGTGGAAAGCGACCGCGAGAACGCCTTCGGCAAGACCGACCGCGTGCTGCTGGAAGAGGTCGCCGATCGCCTGGCGCGTTTCCTCACAAAGTCCGGCCGGTACCTTCTGCGCCACGCTCGCGAGTCGGCGACGGCTTCCAACAGTCCCGTGCGCGCCTATCCGGCCAGCGCCGAGAAGGCCGTGAAATCTTCCGGCGGACGTCGCGCCGCCGCAGGAGCGGGAACGCGTTCATGA
- a CDS encoding transketolase: MSASQPQSIAELQRIANRMRIEIIRMLGAAGSGHPGGSLSKVELLVALYFRVLRHDPKDPAWRERDRFILSNGHSCPVLYATYAETGYIDPALLMTLRKLGSPLQGHPDKRMLPILEASTGSLGQGLSIGVGAALAARLDQLDYHTFVLVGDGEVQEGQIWEAAMFAGHQKLQNLTCIVDYNKIQLDDFVTNIIDLEPLVEKFRAFNWTTVEIDGHDFAQVIPALERARANTSGRPTAIIAHTVKGKGVSFMENVVEWHGVAPKPDQVEAAVAELEAKF; this comes from the coding sequence ATGAGCGCATCACAGCCCCAGTCCATCGCGGAACTCCAGCGCATCGCCAACCGCATGCGCATCGAAATCATCCGCATGCTGGGCGCGGCGGGCAGCGGCCATCCCGGCGGCTCGCTCTCCAAGGTCGAGCTGCTGGTGGCGCTCTACTTCCGCGTGCTGCGTCACGATCCCAAGGACCCGGCGTGGCGCGAGCGCGACCGCTTCATTCTCTCCAACGGGCACAGTTGCCCGGTGCTCTATGCCACGTACGCCGAGACCGGCTACATCGACCCCGCTTTGCTGATGACGCTGCGGAAGCTGGGCTCGCCCCTGCAGGGCCACCCGGACAAGCGCATGCTCCCTATTCTGGAAGCGTCCACCGGCTCGCTCGGTCAGGGCCTTTCCATCGGCGTCGGGGCGGCGCTGGCGGCGCGGCTCGACCAGCTTGACTACCACACCTTCGTCCTGGTCGGCGACGGCGAAGTGCAGGAAGGGCAGATCTGGGAAGCGGCCATGTTCGCCGGCCACCAGAAGCTGCAAAACCTGACCTGCATCGTGGATTACAACAAGATCCAGCTCGATGACTTCGTCACTAACATCATCGATTTGGAGCCGCTGGTGGAGAAATTCCGCGCCTTCAACTGGACCACGGTCGAGATCGATGGCCACGACTTCGCGCAGGTGATTCCTGCGCTGGAGCGGGCGCGCGCCAATACCAGCGGCCGACCCACGGCCATCATCGCCCACACCGTGAAGGGCAAGGGCGTCTCATTCATGGAGAACGTGGTGGAATGGCACGGCGTGGCCCCCAAGCCGGACCAGGTGGAGGCCGCCGTCGCGGAGCTCGAGGCAAAGTTCTAG
- a CDS encoding transketolase C-terminal domain-containing protein has protein sequence MEATAAMKTGTKFELKMGAATREAYGQALVELGRENPNIVVLDADLAKSTYSAKFGKEFPDRFWTVGIAEANMVGIAGGLALQGKIPFASSFAVFLTNKGFDQLRMSIAYPRVNAKFCGSHGGISIGEDGPSQQSVEDIALMCGLAGFVVLVPADEFSARALVRRMAEHVGPAYMRTGRAKSPIIYGPADTFEIGKAKVHGRGRDVAIVSCGYELQYALRAQHMLEEESIAARVIDMHTIKPLDEAAIAQAAAECGAIVTAEEHLLDGGLGSQVARAVARTTPVPMEFVGIQNTYAESATPDQLMEKYGLTAPYIVKAVHEVLKRK, from the coding sequence ATGGAAGCGACCGCCGCCATGAAGACGGGGACCAAATTCGAGCTGAAGATGGGCGCGGCCACCCGCGAAGCCTACGGGCAGGCGCTGGTGGAGTTGGGCCGGGAGAACCCCAACATCGTCGTGCTCGACGCCGACCTGGCCAAGTCCACCTACAGCGCCAAGTTCGGCAAGGAGTTTCCCGACCGCTTCTGGACCGTCGGCATCGCCGAGGCCAACATGGTGGGGATTGCCGGCGGCCTCGCCCTGCAGGGCAAGATCCCCTTCGCATCCTCGTTTGCCGTTTTCCTCACCAACAAGGGGTTTGACCAGTTGCGCATGAGCATCGCCTATCCGCGCGTCAACGCCAAGTTCTGCGGCTCGCACGGCGGCATCTCCATCGGCGAGGACGGTCCCAGCCAGCAGTCGGTCGAGGATATCGCGCTCATGTGCGGTCTGGCGGGGTTCGTGGTACTGGTGCCGGCCGACGAGTTCTCAGCCCGCGCCCTGGTCCGCCGCATGGCCGAGCATGTGGGCCCGGCGTACATGCGCACCGGGCGTGCCAAGTCACCCATCATTTACGGTCCGGCGGACACCTTCGAGATCGGCAAAGCCAAGGTCCACGGCCGTGGCCGCGACGTGGCTATCGTCTCCTGCGGTTACGAACTGCAGTACGCGCTGCGCGCGCAGCACATGCTGGAAGAAGAAAGCATCGCCGCGCGCGTCATCGACATGCACACCATCAAGCCGCTCGACGAGGCTGCGATCGCGCAGGCTGCGGCAGAGTGCGGCGCCATCGTCACCGCTGAGGAGCACCTGCTCGACGGCGGACTCGGGTCGCAGGTGGCGCGCGCCGTGGCCCGCACCACACCCGTGCCCATGGAGTTCGTCGGCATCCAAAACACCTATGCGGAATCGGCCACTCCCGACCAGCTCATGGAAAAGTACGGGTTGACCGCGCCCTACATCGTCAAGGCCGTGCACGAAGTGCTGAAGCGGAAGTAG
- a CDS encoding phosphoglycerate mutase family protein, whose protein sequence is MRLGLHAVALTAVLLLPLAAEAQRAVILVRHAEKRYNSDEPAVPLSEKGDARARALADLLKDAGITAIYSTRTIRTQRTVAPLARELGLKVTLADQREPKELIERIRKDQPNGVVLIVGHANTVPQLLRALGDTEEVDIPSSEYDNLFVVIPNESAKPTVLRLRYPIKEAH, encoded by the coding sequence ATGAGACTTGGACTTCATGCTGTCGCCCTGACTGCCGTTCTGCTTCTGCCGCTGGCTGCCGAGGCTCAGCGCGCGGTCATCCTGGTGCGGCACGCCGAAAAGCGCTACAACTCCGATGAACCCGCCGTGCCGCTCTCTGAGAAAGGCGACGCTCGCGCCCGAGCGCTGGCGGATCTGTTGAAAGATGCCGGCATTACGGCCATCTATTCCACGCGCACCATCCGCACCCAGCGCACGGTCGCGCCCCTGGCCCGGGAACTGGGCTTGAAGGTCACTCTAGCCGATCAAAGAGAGCCGAAGGAACTCATCGAGCGCATCCGCAAGGATCAGCCCAACGGCGTCGTGCTCATCGTCGGCCACGCCAACACCGTTCCGCAGCTATTGCGCGCTCTGGGCGACACCGAGGAAGTCGACATTCCCTCCAGCGAATACGACAACCTTTTTGTCGTCATTCCCAACGAATCGGCCAAACCCACGGTTCTGCGCCTGCGCTATCCCATCAAGGAAGCCCACTAG
- a CDS encoding MFS transporter — protein MKTTEPEAASDASPAREHAASSAVEGDGVALNGVAAQGPLGGVAVEEPVAPQLPPVSLAMTRMASALRHRNFRLFWTGNFLSNIGTWMQNVAQGWLVLELSNSAFWLGVVGFASSAPMLVFTLLGGVIADQMDRRRLLMRTQAAMMVFAFVLAALTWFKVVNLPEILLLAFATGVAMSLNAPSYQALVPQLVPRKDLTNAIALNSAQFNMSRVIGPTLGGFAMAWFGVAGNFFLNGLSFLAVLVALARMEYPPAAANDDGAGMLEKLGEGFRYLFGQRSMLMLVTLVGLASIFGVPYLMFLPLFARDILGVGERGLGLLMAASGLGAFFGAVTVAWRGRVWRRGRFVTAWGTVFLASVILFSFSRWFALSLALQLVAGYSMILMVATVNSLLQHLSREEMRGRVMSMYATAFLGFAPVGSLIAGSLAGVMTAPVAIAAMSALALIVTLFLYFMRPELRCLD, from the coding sequence ATGAAGACGACTGAGCCGGAAGCGGCGAGCGACGCGAGCCCCGCGAGGGAACACGCCGCATCCAGCGCCGTGGAAGGCGACGGAGTCGCGCTGAACGGCGTCGCCGCCCAGGGCCCTCTCGGCGGCGTGGCGGTGGAAGAACCGGTCGCGCCGCAGCTTCCGCCGGTTTCGCTCGCCATGACGCGCATGGCGAGCGCGTTGCGGCACCGCAACTTCCGCCTGTTCTGGACGGGCAACTTCCTCTCCAACATCGGCACCTGGATGCAGAACGTGGCCCAGGGCTGGCTGGTGCTGGAGCTCTCCAATTCCGCGTTCTGGCTGGGCGTGGTGGGCTTCGCCTCCTCGGCGCCCATGCTGGTGTTCACGCTGCTGGGCGGCGTGATCGCCGACCAGATGGATCGCCGGCGGCTGCTGATGCGCACGCAGGCGGCGATGATGGTCTTCGCCTTCGTGCTCGCCGCACTGACCTGGTTCAAGGTCGTCAACCTGCCGGAGATTCTGCTGCTGGCCTTCGCCACCGGAGTGGCCATGTCCCTGAACGCGCCCAGCTACCAGGCGCTGGTGCCGCAACTGGTGCCGCGCAAGGACCTGACCAACGCCATCGCGCTGAACTCGGCGCAGTTCAACATGTCGCGCGTGATCGGGCCGACCCTGGGCGGATTTGCCATGGCCTGGTTCGGCGTGGCGGGCAATTTCTTCCTCAACGGTCTGAGCTTCCTGGCGGTGCTGGTGGCACTGGCCCGCATGGAATACCCGCCGGCCGCGGCCAACGATGACGGGGCCGGAATGCTGGAGAAGCTGGGCGAGGGCTTCCGCTACCTGTTCGGACAGCGCTCCATGCTCATGCTGGTGACGCTGGTGGGGCTGGCCAGCATCTTCGGCGTCCCCTACCTGATGTTCCTGCCGCTGTTCGCGCGGGACATCCTGGGCGTAGGCGAGCGCGGGCTGGGTCTGCTGATGGCGGCCAGCGGGCTGGGCGCCTTTTTCGGCGCCGTCACCGTGGCCTGGCGGGGACGGGTGTGGCGGAGGGGACGGTTCGTCACCGCCTGGGGAACGGTGTTCCTGGCCTCCGTCATCCTGTTCTCGTTCTCGCGCTGGTTCGCGCTTTCGCTGGCGCTGCAGTTGGTGGCCGGCTACAGCATGATCCTGATGGTGGCCACAGTGAACTCGCTGCTGCAACATCTTTCGCGGGAAGAGATGCGGGGGCGCGTGATGAGCATGTACGCCACGGCCTTCCTGGGATTTGCGCCTGTGGGCAGCCTGATCGCTGGGTCGCTGGCCGGAGTGATGACCGCGCCGGTGGCGATCGCGGCCATGTCCGCCCTGGCGCTGATCGTGACCCTCTTTCTCTACTTCATGCGGCCGGAGCTGAGGTGCCTGGACTAG
- a CDS encoding M28 family metallopeptidase — translation MVAQDAPAPITGFRDPAAQRELEDRFLAVPDAMRAGEHLRILTAEPHLAGTPGDRKTAEYVAEQYRKAGLETEIVEYKVWMNYPAEISVRIQLPDGRTFTGPTPEHVSGDPFQSDPRVVTAYNGFSPSGEVEAEVVYANYGRPEDFRKLKEMGVDVAGKIVIVRYGSNFRGVKAYTAQLNGAAGVIIYSDPIDDGYFKGDMYPRGAWRPESAVQRGSIKYIFKYPGDPTTPGIASLPSLSDAQRTPPEKAANVPRIPTTPLSYGDARPILENLAGPVSPREWQGALPFTYHVGPGPVRVKLSLKQDFAYRTIWDVIGHVRGRELPDEWVINGNHRDAWVYGAVDPNSGTAAQLEAVAGVGALLKTGWRPRRTLIFASWDAEEFGLTGSTEWVEQHARELAGAVAYLNIDSAVAGPNFTASAVPSLKPFLREVAKAVASPKGASLYQAWLTQKPKPEMPGSAGGHESTGSDAAEAKVGDLGSGSDYTPFLQHIGVPSTDVSSDGDYGVYHSVFDNFEWFRRFADPEFRYLQQMARVVGIQALRLSEADILPYDYENYGREVVAHLEAAQKKAAAALGKDAPDFAAALAAARRLQAAGKSMGDAQRNPATDAARANRVLREVERALLLPEGLPNRPWYRHSIYAPGEFTGYAAVVLPGVTEATEAGDAARARAQLAQLAEALNRAAGLLEGFR, via the coding sequence ATGGTTGCGCAGGATGCCCCGGCCCCCATCACGGGGTTTCGCGATCCGGCTGCTCAGCGCGAGCTCGAGGACCGTTTCCTGGCCGTGCCCGACGCGATGCGCGCCGGCGAGCATCTGCGGATCCTGACGGCGGAGCCCCACCTTGCCGGAACGCCCGGGGACCGCAAGACTGCCGAGTACGTGGCTGAGCAGTACCGCAAGGCAGGCCTGGAGACGGAGATCGTCGAGTACAAGGTGTGGATGAATTATCCAGCCGAGATCTCCGTGCGCATCCAGTTGCCCGACGGCCGCACCTTCACCGGCCCGACGCCCGAGCATGTGAGCGGCGATCCCTTCCAGTCCGACCCCCGCGTAGTCACTGCCTACAACGGCTTCTCTCCCTCAGGCGAAGTCGAGGCGGAAGTGGTGTACGCCAACTACGGCCGCCCGGAAGACTTTCGCAAGCTGAAGGAAATGGGCGTCGACGTCGCCGGCAAGATCGTCATCGTGCGCTACGGCTCGAACTTCCGCGGAGTGAAGGCTTACACCGCCCAGCTCAATGGCGCCGCGGGCGTCATCATTTATTCCGATCCCATCGACGACGGCTACTTCAAGGGAGATATGTATCCCCGAGGCGCCTGGCGTCCGGAAAGCGCCGTGCAGCGCGGCTCCATCAAGTACATCTTCAAATATCCCGGCGACCCGACCACGCCCGGCATCGCATCGTTACCCTCGCTTTCCGACGCGCAGCGTACGCCGCCGGAGAAGGCCGCCAACGTTCCACGCATTCCCACCACGCCGCTCTCGTACGGGGACGCCCGGCCTATCCTGGAGAATCTCGCGGGACCAGTGTCTCCGCGCGAATGGCAAGGCGCTCTCCCCTTCACCTACCACGTAGGACCGGGCCCGGTGCGCGTCAAGCTGAGCCTGAAGCAGGATTTCGCGTACCGCACCATCTGGGATGTCATCGGCCACGTGCGCGGGCGGGAACTGCCCGATGAATGGGTCATCAACGGCAACCACCGCGACGCCTGGGTGTACGGCGCTGTGGATCCCAACAGCGGAACGGCGGCGCAACTGGAGGCCGTGGCCGGCGTCGGCGCGCTGCTCAAGACCGGCTGGCGCCCGCGCCGAACCCTGATCTTCGCCAGTTGGGACGCAGAAGAATTCGGGCTTACGGGCTCCACCGAGTGGGTGGAGCAGCACGCGCGCGAGCTGGCCGGAGCCGTGGCCTATCTCAACATCGACTCCGCCGTTGCGGGTCCCAACTTCACGGCCTCCGCCGTGCCTTCGCTCAAGCCCTTCCTGCGCGAGGTCGCCAAGGCCGTGGCCAGTCCCAAAGGCGCGTCCCTGTACCAGGCCTGGCTGACGCAGAAGCCCAAACCGGAAATGCCCGGCTCGGCCGGAGGCCACGAGTCCACAGGCTCCGACGCCGCCGAAGCCAAAGTGGGCGACCTGGGCAGCGGCTCCGACTACACGCCGTTCCTGCAGCACATAGGAGTCCCTTCGACCGACGTCAGCTCCGACGGCGACTACGGCGTGTATCACTCCGTGTTCGACAACTTCGAATGGTTCCGCCGTTTCGCCGACCCGGAATTCCGTTACCTGCAGCAGATGGCGCGCGTCGTCGGCATCCAGGCCTTGCGTCTCTCCGAAGCGGACATCCTGCCCTACGACTACGAAAACTACGGGCGGGAAGTCGTAGCGCACTTGGAGGCGGCGCAGAAGAAGGCCGCCGCAGCGCTGGGCAAGGATGCGCCGGATTTCGCTGCGGCACTGGCGGCCGCGCGACGGCTCCAGGCCGCCGGAAAATCCATGGGCGACGCCCAGCGCAACCCCGCCACCGATGCCGCTCGCGCGAACCGCGTGCTGCGCGAGGTGGAACGCGCGCTGCTCCTTCCCGAGGGGCTGCCCAACCGGCCCTGGTATCGGCATTCCATCTACGCCCCGGGCGAATTCACCGGCTACGCCGCCGTGGTTCTGCCCGGCGTAACCGAGGCCACCGAAGCCGGGGACGCCGCGCGGGCGCGCGCGCAGCTTGCACAGCTCGCGGAGGCGCTGAACCGCGCCGCCGGCCTTCTGGAAGGTTTTCGCTGA